In a single window of the Candidatus Wallbacteria bacterium genome:
- a CDS encoding nuclear transport factor 2 family protein, which produces MNLVIDERSTIIDIVNAIGIYADRRDFEKLEKLFADEVYVDYTSLNGGTPARVKNTELIEAWKKILPGFAATQHLITNHQVTLRYTSAECLSSVCATHYLPDPAGKDTWTIMGFYEHQLSKSTFTGWKVDSLKLTVTMSLGNPELLKKAQEKSFER; this is translated from the coding sequence ATGAATCTTGTAATCGATGAACGATCGACCATCATTGATATCGTGAATGCAATAGGGATTTACGCAGACCGCAGGGACTTCGAAAAACTGGAAAAACTCTTTGCCGACGAAGTGTATGTTGATTACACTTCACTCAATGGAGGAACTCCGGCCAGGGTAAAAAATACCGAATTGATCGAAGCCTGGAAGAAGATTCTACCCGGATTTGCAGCCACCCAGCATCTGATCACCAACCATCAGGTAACGCTCAGATACACTTCAGCCGAATGCCTGTCTTCAGTCTGTGCCACCCATTATCTGCCTGACCCGGCCGGGAAGGACACCTGGACTATAATGGGGTTTTATGAGCATCAACTCTCCAAATCCACCTTTACAGGCTGGAAAGTGGACTCGCTGAAGCTTACTGTGACAATGAGTCTAGGTAATCCGGAACTGCTGAAAAAAGCTCAGGAAAAATCATTTGAGCGGTAA